A single window of Intrasporangium calvum DSM 43043 DNA harbors:
- a CDS encoding aldo/keto reductase family protein: MEYRYLGNSGLKVSAITYGNWLTHASQVENDVAVQCVRAALDAGISTFDTADVYANTAAEVVLGEALKGERRESLEILTKVYWPTGPKGKNDTGLSRKHIMESINGSLTRLQTDYVDVYQAHRYDTETPLAETMQAFADIVRQGKALYIGVSEWTAEQIREGVRLSRELGFQLVSNQPQYSMLWRVIEDEVVPASEELGVSQIVFSPVAQGVLTGKYVPGEPVPEGSRATDEKGGADFVKRFLRDDVLHRVQGLQPVADEAGLTLAQLAVAWVLQNPNVAAAIIGASRPEQVKENVKAAGVELAPELMALVDEVLGDVVERDAELTQLNAPQGRVV; this comes from the coding sequence ATGGAATACCGGTATCTCGGCAACAGTGGTCTCAAGGTCTCGGCGATCACCTACGGCAACTGGCTGACGCACGCGTCCCAGGTGGAGAACGACGTGGCGGTGCAGTGCGTGCGCGCTGCGCTCGATGCGGGCATCTCCACCTTCGACACGGCAGACGTCTACGCGAACACCGCAGCAGAGGTCGTGCTCGGTGAGGCGCTCAAGGGCGAACGCCGGGAGAGCCTCGAGATCCTCACGAAGGTGTACTGGCCCACCGGGCCCAAGGGCAAGAACGACACAGGTCTGTCGCGAAAGCACATCATGGAGTCGATCAACGGTTCCCTCACGCGGCTGCAGACCGACTACGTCGACGTCTACCAGGCGCACCGGTACGACACCGAGACGCCGTTGGCGGAGACGATGCAGGCCTTCGCCGACATCGTCCGCCAGGGCAAGGCGCTCTACATCGGGGTGAGTGAGTGGACGGCGGAGCAGATCCGCGAGGGCGTGCGACTCAGTCGCGAGCTCGGCTTCCAGCTCGTGTCGAACCAGCCCCAGTACTCCATGCTCTGGCGGGTCATCGAGGACGAGGTCGTCCCGGCGAGCGAGGAGCTCGGCGTGAGCCAGATCGTCTTCAGCCCCGTCGCCCAAGGCGTCCTCACCGGCAAGTACGTGCCGGGGGAGCCGGTGCCTGAGGGATCGCGAGCCACCGATGAGAAGGGCGGGGCCGACTTCGTCAAGCGGTTCCTGCGCGACGACGTGCTCCATCGGGTCCAGGGGCTGCAACCGGTCGCGGACGAGGCGGGCCTCACCCTGGCACAGCTGGCGGTCGCCTGGGTCCTCCAGAACCCCAACGTCGCCGCCGCCATCATCGGCGCATCGCGTCCGGAGCAGGTGAAGGAGAACGTCAAGGCAGCCGGGGTCGAGCTGGCACCCGAGCTGATGGCGCTCGTCGACGAGGTGCTCGGCGACGTCGTCGAGCGGGACGCCGAGCTGACCCAGCTGAACGCCCCGCAGGGGCGCGTGGTCTGA
- a CDS encoding universal stress protein yields the protein MSGETGSTESPDSRRIVVGYSGMDGSEPALDWAVETALREDRPLTILHCYDLAHVPVLGPAPPDQQSELIADAADEVVAGAVERAALVLGRAKVTGSSILGGAAGELVTASETAHLVVTGSHGRGRLLGGLLGSTSYTVTAHARCPAVVVRGEASLHPDAEHRVVVGVDDSEAALHALDRAGEVAARAGAPLHLVRAIHPSVDLHTQPELGPMVYGEAYAIDHARFADELRGYAADATAELVERVTRAHPTLVVTFEVVEDSPGLAIARVGAGAGLVVVGSRGRGGFAGMLLGSVSHTVIHHATSPVMVVR from the coding sequence ATGAGCGGGGAGACCGGCTCCACCGAGTCACCGGACAGCCGACGGATCGTCGTGGGCTACAGCGGCATGGACGGGTCGGAGCCCGCCCTGGACTGGGCTGTCGAGACGGCGCTCCGGGAGGACCGTCCGCTGACCATCCTGCACTGCTACGACCTCGCCCATGTTCCCGTGCTGGGTCCGGCGCCGCCCGACCAGCAGAGTGAGCTGATCGCGGATGCAGCCGACGAGGTCGTGGCCGGGGCAGTGGAGCGTGCCGCGCTCGTCCTCGGCCGCGCGAAGGTCACCGGCAGCAGCATCCTGGGAGGCGCTGCCGGGGAGCTCGTGACCGCGAGCGAGACCGCCCACCTCGTCGTCACCGGCTCTCATGGGCGCGGCCGCCTGCTCGGGGGTCTGCTCGGATCGACGTCGTACACCGTGACCGCCCACGCGCGATGTCCCGCTGTGGTGGTGCGCGGGGAGGCCTCCCTCCATCCCGACGCCGAGCACCGGGTGGTCGTCGGCGTCGACGACTCCGAGGCGGCCCTCCACGCCCTCGACCGCGCGGGGGAGGTCGCCGCCAGGGCGGGAGCGCCCCTCCACCTCGTCCGTGCCATTCACCCCTCGGTGGATCTGCACACGCAGCCGGAGCTGGGCCCGATGGTGTACGGCGAGGCGTACGCCATCGACCATGCGCGGTTCGCCGACGAGCTGCGCGGCTACGCGGCCGACGCGACGGCCGAGCTGGTCGAGCGAGTCACACGGGCACACCCCACTCTGGTGGTGACCTTCGAGGTCGTCGAGGACAGTCCGGGGCTGGCCATCGCACGGGTCGGGGCCGGTGCGGGCCTCGTCGTCGTCGGTTCGCGCGGGCGAGGGGGCTTCGCCGGCATGCTGCTCGGCTCGGTGAGCCATACGGTCATTCACCACGCGACGTCGCCCGTGATGGTCGTCCGCTGA
- a CDS encoding NERD domain-containing protein has translation MDSWERGGQSGSDETAHGFASEAEQVVWDRLTSQVPPGTVLIPNLRLTSTQKDHELDVVALMPDVGVVVVEVKGGSVSVDGQGQWWSGGRNRTSRIRPVEQARDGRYALRDFIEADPRWKNQRSRVRFGHALVVPFTHLSPDFATPDCPRWMVSGRDDLDDLAGRIHDVVALQQNDQRVPTHEDVHLIQEILTGRWLPAPDGAAEADERESVADRLTREQAELLKVTRLIHRMEVRGGAGSGKTILALTQAKDLTRGQGERRPQRVALLCYSIGLSQYFKRQLQAAPHRHRPAFAGSFEDLANEWGIATAHDRNDRDFWERDLAAQMAAVAERLPESRRFDAIIVDEAQDFADHWWNPLMKSLKDEETGGVYVYSDENQRIFPRYGQPPVPLVPLVLDHNLRNTRQIARAFGPLTPMRMTLRGGEGPDVVVVPCETEAAVDAADDAVGALLDDGWRPEHIALLTMGSRHRVQAERQDTDGQIGYWRSFWEDEDVFYGHVLGCKGLERKAVVLCINTDNADRGREKLYVGMSRATDRLVVVGDPDVIRAMGGDAVARQLGL, from the coding sequence GTGGACAGCTGGGAGCGCGGGGGCCAGAGCGGCAGTGACGAGACGGCGCATGGCTTCGCCAGCGAGGCGGAGCAGGTGGTCTGGGACCGGCTCACGAGCCAGGTGCCCCCGGGCACGGTCCTCATCCCGAATCTCCGGTTGACGAGCACCCAGAAGGACCACGAGCTCGACGTCGTCGCGCTCATGCCGGACGTCGGGGTCGTCGTCGTCGAGGTGAAGGGCGGCAGCGTCTCGGTGGACGGCCAAGGACAATGGTGGTCCGGGGGGCGCAACCGCACCAGCCGAATCCGGCCGGTGGAGCAGGCCCGCGACGGCAGGTACGCCCTGAGGGACTTCATCGAGGCTGATCCTCGTTGGAAGAACCAGCGCAGCCGGGTGCGGTTCGGCCATGCGCTCGTCGTGCCGTTCACCCATCTCAGCCCGGACTTCGCCACTCCGGACTGCCCGCGGTGGATGGTCAGCGGGCGTGACGACCTCGACGACCTCGCCGGTCGCATCCACGACGTCGTCGCGCTGCAGCAGAACGACCAGCGCGTACCGACCCACGAGGACGTCCACCTCATCCAGGAGATCCTCACGGGCCGCTGGCTGCCCGCGCCGGACGGCGCAGCCGAGGCCGACGAGCGTGAGTCGGTGGCGGACCGACTGACGCGCGAGCAGGCCGAGCTGCTCAAGGTGACGCGACTCATCCACCGGATGGAGGTGCGGGGCGGAGCCGGCTCGGGGAAGACGATCCTCGCGCTGACGCAGGCCAAGGACCTCACCCGGGGCCAGGGGGAGCGCCGACCCCAGCGGGTGGCGTTGCTCTGCTACTCGATCGGCCTCTCGCAGTACTTCAAGCGCCAGCTCCAGGCGGCGCCGCACCGTCACCGCCCGGCCTTCGCGGGGTCCTTCGAGGACCTGGCCAACGAGTGGGGCATCGCCACGGCCCACGACCGCAACGACCGCGACTTCTGGGAGCGCGACCTCGCGGCGCAGATGGCGGCGGTGGCCGAGCGGCTGCCGGAGAGCAGGCGGTTCGACGCGATCATCGTCGACGAGGCACAGGACTTCGCCGACCACTGGTGGAACCCGCTGATGAAGTCGCTCAAGGACGAGGAGACCGGTGGGGTCTACGTCTACAGCGACGAGAACCAGCGGATCTTCCCGCGCTACGGGCAACCACCCGTCCCGCTCGTGCCGCTGGTCCTCGACCACAACCTGCGCAACACCCGGCAGATCGCCAGGGCCTTCGGTCCGCTCACCCCGATGCGGATGACGCTTCGCGGTGGGGAGGGCCCCGACGTCGTCGTCGTCCCCTGTGAGACCGAGGCCGCCGTCGATGCGGCCGACGACGCGGTCGGGGCCCTGCTCGACGACGGGTGGCGGCCCGAGCACATCGCCCTGCTGACCATGGGATCCCGGCACCGTGTCCAGGCGGAGCGTCAGGACACGGACGGCCAGATCGGCTACTGGCGGTCGTTCTGGGAGGACGAGGACGTGTTCTACGGCCACGTGCTCGGCTGCAAGGGCCTGGAGCGCAAGGCCGTGGTCCTCTGCATCAACACGGACAACGCCGACCGCGGCCGGGAGAAGCTCTACGTCGGGATGTCGCGCGCGACCGACCGTCTCGTCGTCGTCGGGGATCCTGACGTCATCCGCGCCATGGGGGGCGACGCGGTCGCGAGGCAGCTCGGCCTCTGA
- a CDS encoding universal stress protein, with protein MSENATTTETANHHLGHGIVVGYDGSAASVLALDWAIETARERGRPLTIVHGISTTGTGFPAMDLAQAQPLFERTAREIVADGARRAEKVLEVNQIETQYWLGSAAGQIIEASRDADLVVVGSRGRGRLLGGLLGSTSYAVTAHSHCPVVVVRGPAGEDVEDLPEPSRPDPEHPVLVGSDESPGSQRAVDAAAEVAAQSGARLTIVRVAEPVIPSTWTVIEAGAGGAALEDPDTILGWAREGVEREGERVRRTHPSLDVTTEAVLGDPGSVLAGLGQDAGLVVVGSRGRGGFTGMLLGSVSHRVIHDAVCPVMVVR; from the coding sequence ATGAGCGAGAACGCCACCACCACCGAGACCGCCAACCACCACCTCGGGCACGGCATCGTCGTGGGCTACGACGGCTCCGCTGCGTCCGTGCTGGCCCTCGACTGGGCCATCGAGACGGCCCGTGAGCGAGGGCGCCCGCTGACCATCGTGCACGGAATCAGCACGACCGGCACCGGCTTCCCCGCGATGGACCTGGCGCAGGCCCAGCCCCTCTTCGAGCGGACGGCGCGAGAGATCGTCGCCGACGGGGCCCGCCGGGCCGAGAAGGTCCTCGAGGTGAACCAGATCGAGACCCAGTACTGGCTGGGGAGCGCCGCCGGCCAGATCATCGAGGCGTCACGGGACGCTGACCTCGTCGTCGTCGGCAGCCGTGGTCGTGGCCGCCTCCTCGGTGGGCTGCTCGGCTCCACGTCCTACGCCGTCACCGCGCACTCCCACTGCCCGGTCGTCGTCGTGCGCGGCCCGGCGGGCGAGGACGTGGAGGACCTTCCCGAGCCGAGCCGACCGGACCCGGAGCACCCGGTGCTCGTGGGGAGCGACGAGTCACCGGGGTCCCAGCGGGCCGTCGACGCCGCCGCGGAGGTCGCTGCTCAGAGCGGGGCCCGGTTGACCATCGTCCGGGTCGCCGAACCGGTCATCCCCAGCACGTGGACCGTGATCGAGGCCGGCGCGGGTGGTGCGGCTCTCGAGGACCCGGACACCATTCTCGGCTGGGCCCGCGAGGGCGTCGAGCGTGAAGGCGAACGCGTGCGCCGGACCCACCCGTCACTCGACGTGACGACCGAGGCGGTCCTGGGTGACCCGGGTTCGGTGCTCGCGGGGCTGGGACAGGATGCCGGGCTCGTCGTTGTCGGGTCGCGGGGACGCGGCGGGTTCACGGGGATGCTGCTCGGCTCCGTGAGCCACCGGGTCATCCACGACGCCGTGTGCCCCGTCATGGTCGTTCGTTGA
- a CDS encoding Tex family protein, with amino-acid sequence MAVSTSGAGPSIEQRIAEELGVRRGQVQAAVGLLDGGATVPFVARYRKEVTEGLDDAQLRSLEERLGYLRELEERRRTVLASIDEQGKLTDELRTQLLAAETKARLEDIYLPYKPKRRTRAQTAKESGLEPLADGLLGDPTVSPLAAAAAFVDASKGVADAAAALDGARAILVERFAEDADLVGVLRERMWSRGHLTAKVRAGKEAEGAKFSDYFDFSEPFPKMPSHRILAMLRGEKEEVLSLTVDPLPPADGPATGPTEYERAIAARFGISDRGRPADAWLGDTVRWAWRTKLLVHLGIDLRMRLRRSAEEEAVRVFAANLRDLLLAAPAGTRATMGLDPGFRTGVKVAVVDATGKVVATDVIHPHVPQNQWDRSIATLARLCGDHHVDLIAIGNGTASRETDRLAQDLVKRHPDLKVTPAVVSEAGASVYSASAYASEELPGLDVSLRGAVSIARRLQDPLAELVKIEPRAIGVGQYQHDLSQTSLSRSLDAVVEDCVNAVGVDVNTASAPLLRRVSGITAGLADGIVAHRDTNGPFRTRSALKEVPRLGAKAFEQAAGFLRIPDGDDPLDSSAVHPEAYPVVRRILTETGFELRQLIGNTAVLHRLRPEAFVDDRFGLPTVTDILSELDKPGRDPRPAFRTASFKEGVEELKDLRPGMTLEGVVTNVAAFGAFIDVGVHQDGLAHVSALSHRFVSDPREVVKPGDVVTCKVLDVDLVRKRISLSLRLDDEVAPPGRASTATPDDGGARPGAGRRPGRDGRDGRDGRRGRAGTPSSGARGSREDPPPTSAVADALRRAGYQG; translated from the coding sequence GTGGCAGTGAGCACGAGTGGCGCGGGGCCGTCGATCGAGCAGCGGATCGCCGAGGAGCTCGGCGTCCGCCGAGGCCAGGTCCAGGCCGCCGTCGGGCTCCTCGACGGAGGCGCGACCGTCCCCTTCGTCGCGCGCTACCGCAAGGAGGTCACCGAGGGCCTCGACGACGCCCAGCTGCGGTCACTCGAGGAGCGCCTCGGCTACCTGCGCGAGCTCGAGGAGCGACGCCGGACGGTGCTCGCCTCCATCGACGAGCAGGGCAAGCTCACCGACGAGCTCCGCACCCAGCTGCTGGCCGCCGAGACGAAGGCACGGCTCGAGGACATCTACCTCCCGTACAAGCCGAAACGGCGCACCCGGGCCCAGACCGCCAAGGAGTCCGGCCTCGAGCCGCTCGCCGACGGGCTGCTCGGCGACCCGACGGTCTCGCCGCTGGCCGCGGCGGCCGCCTTCGTCGACGCGTCGAAAGGGGTGGCCGACGCCGCAGCCGCCCTCGACGGGGCCCGGGCCATCCTCGTCGAACGCTTCGCCGAGGACGCCGACCTCGTCGGCGTCCTGCGCGAGCGGATGTGGTCGCGCGGGCACCTCACGGCCAAGGTCCGCGCGGGGAAGGAGGCCGAGGGTGCGAAGTTCTCCGACTACTTCGACTTCTCCGAGCCGTTCCCGAAGATGCCGTCCCACCGCATCCTCGCCATGCTCAGGGGCGAGAAGGAGGAGGTCCTGAGCCTGACCGTCGACCCCCTCCCGCCTGCGGACGGGCCGGCGACCGGGCCGACGGAGTACGAGCGGGCCATCGCGGCCCGCTTCGGGATCTCGGACCGGGGCCGTCCGGCCGACGCCTGGCTCGGCGACACCGTGCGGTGGGCCTGGCGCACCAAGCTGCTCGTCCACCTCGGGATCGACCTGCGGATGCGGCTGCGCAGGTCGGCCGAGGAGGAGGCGGTCCGCGTCTTCGCCGCGAACCTGCGCGACCTGCTCCTCGCCGCTCCCGCCGGAACCCGCGCCACGATGGGTCTCGACCCCGGCTTCCGCACCGGCGTCAAGGTCGCCGTGGTCGACGCGACGGGCAAGGTCGTCGCCACCGACGTCATCCACCCGCACGTGCCGCAGAACCAGTGGGACCGGTCGATCGCCACCCTCGCCCGCCTCTGCGGAGACCACCACGTCGACCTCATCGCCATCGGCAACGGCACGGCGTCGCGAGAGACCGACCGCCTGGCCCAGGATCTCGTCAAGCGGCACCCGGACCTCAAGGTCACCCCTGCCGTCGTGTCTGAGGCGGGCGCATCCGTCTACTCCGCCTCCGCCTACGCCTCGGAGGAGCTGCCGGGGCTCGATGTGTCCCTCCGCGGAGCAGTGTCGATCGCGCGGCGGCTCCAGGACCCGCTCGCCGAGCTCGTCAAGATCGAGCCGAGGGCGATCGGTGTCGGGCAGTACCAGCACGACCTCTCACAGACATCCCTGTCCCGGTCCCTCGACGCCGTGGTCGAGGACTGCGTCAACGCCGTGGGCGTCGACGTCAACACCGCCTCGGCTCCGCTCCTTCGACGCGTCTCCGGCATCACCGCCGGGCTTGCGGACGGCATCGTCGCGCACCGGGACACCAACGGCCCATTCCGGACGAGGTCGGCGCTCAAGGAGGTCCCGCGCCTCGGCGCCAAGGCCTTCGAGCAGGCTGCCGGCTTCCTCCGCATCCCCGACGGTGACGACCCGTTGGACTCCTCGGCGGTCCACCCCGAGGCCTACCCGGTGGTCCGGCGCATCCTCACCGAGACCGGCTTCGAGCTGCGTCAGCTCATCGGCAACACCGCTGTGCTGCACCGACTCCGCCCGGAGGCCTTCGTCGACGACCGGTTCGGCCTCCCCACCGTCACCGACATCCTCTCCGAGCTCGACAAGCCGGGCCGCGACCCACGACCCGCCTTCCGCACCGCCAGCTTCAAGGAGGGCGTCGAGGAGCTGAAGGACCTCAGGCCGGGCATGACGCTCGAGGGCGTCGTCACCAACGTCGCCGCGTTCGGCGCGTTCATCGACGTCGGCGTCCACCAGGACGGCCTCGCCCACGTCTCCGCGCTCTCCCACCGCTTCGTCTCCGACCCCAGAGAGGTCGTCAAGCCGGGCGACGTCGTCACCTGCAAGGTTCTCGACGTGGACCTCGTCCGGAAGCGGATCTCCCTGAGCCTGCGCCTCGACGACGAGGTGGCTCCGCCTGGCCGGGCGTCGACTGCGACACCGGATGACGGGGGGGCGCGTCCGGGTGCGGGACGGCGCCCTGGCCGGGATGGTCGCGATGGTCGGGATGGCCGGCGTGGTCGGGCCGGTACACCCTCATCGGGTGCCCGCGGCTCGCGGGAGGACCCGCCACCGACCAGCGCTGTCGCAGACGCCCTCCGGCGCGCCGGCTACCAGGGCTGA
- a CDS encoding amidase, with product MEQNPAGRPASLTAQALSAAYASLSLSPVDVVRDVADVVAEREPELNAFWRYDLDAALYAAELSAARWRAGAPLGPIDGVPVTVKENLARAGVPMPAGNAGVAPVVPERSCPVVERIEESGGVILGSTVMPDWGMLSSGVSSLHGVTRSPWDPRLTTGGSSSGAGAAAAGGYGPLHVGTDIGGSIRLPGTWLGLTTLKPSAGRVPLDAPYLGRVAGPMTRTATDAALLLAVISRPDPRDWTALPPGQLELDDLTAGGTYDVAGLRVGLHVDAGCGLTVASDIRAAVEAAAGVFEAAGARVEPVAPFLTAELLRRLDEFWRVRSLVDLEALDPSGRSRVLPFIRRWVEAARDVSAGELMRDYTAIMRLQEVTARATEPFDLVLSPVAPVAAFPAEWPMPWGDSDEGMAHIGFTAPYNLSGQPAASVNCGFLIDGRAVGLQVSGRRFDDVGVLRAVHWFEQHRSAEAAPAFPIPAGPRSR from the coding sequence GTGGAGCAGAACCCGGCCGGGCGCCCGGCGAGCCTGACGGCGCAAGCGCTCTCAGCGGCATACGCCTCGCTCTCGCTCTCCCCCGTGGACGTCGTCAGAGACGTCGCCGACGTGGTCGCGGAGCGGGAGCCCGAGCTCAACGCCTTCTGGCGTTACGACCTCGACGCGGCGCTGTATGCCGCTGAGCTGAGTGCCGCTCGCTGGCGCGCGGGTGCCCCGCTGGGTCCGATCGACGGGGTCCCCGTCACGGTCAAGGAGAACCTCGCTCGGGCCGGGGTGCCGATGCCCGCCGGCAACGCCGGGGTGGCGCCGGTGGTCCCCGAGCGCAGCTGCCCCGTCGTCGAGCGGATCGAGGAGTCGGGCGGGGTCATCCTCGGCTCCACGGTCATGCCCGACTGGGGCATGCTCTCCTCCGGCGTCTCCAGCCTCCACGGCGTCACGCGCAGCCCGTGGGACCCGCGCCTGACGACGGGAGGGTCCAGTTCCGGCGCGGGCGCCGCTGCCGCGGGGGGCTACGGGCCGCTCCACGTCGGCACCGACATCGGCGGCTCCATCCGCCTCCCCGGGACCTGGCTCGGCCTCACCACGCTCAAGCCCAGCGCCGGCCGGGTGCCGCTCGACGCCCCCTACCTCGGGCGGGTCGCGGGGCCCATGACGCGCACTGCGACCGACGCCGCGCTGCTCCTCGCGGTGATCAGCCGGCCCGACCCGAGGGACTGGACGGCCCTCCCGCCGGGACAGCTCGAGCTCGACGACCTCACGGCCGGCGGGACCTACGACGTGGCGGGCCTACGGGTCGGACTCCACGTGGACGCCGGCTGCGGGCTCACCGTCGCGTCGGACATCCGGGCGGCGGTGGAGGCGGCAGCCGGCGTGTTCGAAGCGGCCGGAGCCCGCGTCGAGCCGGTGGCGCCCTTCCTCACCGCTGAGCTGCTGCGTCGACTCGACGAGTTCTGGCGGGTGCGCTCACTCGTCGACCTCGAGGCCCTCGACCCCTCGGGCCGGTCCCGCGTGCTGCCCTTCATCCGACGGTGGGTCGAGGCGGCGCGAGACGTGTCGGCCGGCGAGCTGATGCGCGACTACACGGCCATCATGCGCCTCCAGGAGGTGACGGCCCGCGCCACCGAGCCCTTCGACCTCGTCCTGTCACCGGTGGCCCCGGTGGCGGCCTTCCCCGCCGAGTGGCCGATGCCCTGGGGGGACTCCGACGAGGGAATGGCCCACATCGGGTTCACCGCGCCCTACAACCTGTCCGGCCAGCCCGCCGCGTCCGTCAACTGCGGCTTCCTGATCGACGGGCGGGCCGTCGGCCTGCAGGTGTCGGGGCGACGGTTCGACGACGTGGGCGTGCTCCGTGCCGTGCACTGGTTCGAGCAGCACCGCAGCGCCGAGGCCGCTCCTGCCTTCCCCATCCCTGCCGGCCCGCGGAGTCGGTGA
- a CDS encoding ABC transporter substrate-binding protein, whose protein sequence is MTPSRVAASGSVLLLALTAACSAGSGTSDGAATTGAGGKVGTSLTVGLVAEPVSLDFTTKDGAAIPQALLDNVYETLVKVDQSGELQPALASGWRVSEDQKTYTFDLVQGAKFTNGRPFTAKDAAFSINRVKSDWTVSLKSAMDVVAAAKAVSDTQLEVTLAKPSNNWLYKMSTRVGAMMTEQGVADLAAKPVGTGPYVFTEWRRGDSISFAANPDYWGTKPFFQDVTLKYFKDPSALNNALLTGTIDVIGTVQAPESLQQFEGNDRFEITEGTTNGEVLLSFNNGKAPMNDLKVRQAVRHAIDHRALLDTCWAGRGTLIGSMVPPTDPWYEDLTGLYPYDLAKAKALVAETGVASTALRLRLPSLPYATSCGQVVKSQLEQAGFTVDLDQLEFPAVWLSTVFTDADYDMSIVAHVEPRDLAAVFGNPDYYTRYDNKQLQADLAAADAGTVDQQVDLMKKAARELSEDAAGDFLFLLPNLMVAEKGITGLPKNAITESFRLADLSRG, encoded by the coding sequence ATGACGCCGAGCCGGGTCGCCGCCAGCGGGAGCGTCCTGCTCCTCGCCCTCACCGCAGCCTGCTCCGCCGGGTCGGGGACCTCGGACGGCGCCGCGACCACCGGTGCCGGTGGGAAGGTCGGCACGTCGCTGACCGTCGGTCTCGTCGCCGAGCCGGTCAGCCTCGACTTCACGACCAAGGACGGCGCGGCCATCCCGCAGGCGTTGCTCGACAACGTCTACGAGACGCTCGTCAAGGTCGACCAGTCCGGTGAGCTCCAGCCGGCGCTCGCGTCCGGGTGGCGCGTCTCCGAGGACCAGAAGACCTACACTTTCGACCTCGTCCAGGGCGCGAAATTCACCAACGGGCGGCCCTTCACGGCCAAGGACGCCGCGTTCTCCATCAACCGCGTCAAGAGCGACTGGACCGTCTCGCTGAAGTCGGCCATGGACGTCGTCGCCGCGGCGAAGGCCGTGAGCGACACCCAGCTCGAGGTGACGCTGGCCAAGCCGAGCAACAACTGGCTCTACAAGATGTCGACCCGCGTGGGCGCGATGATGACCGAGCAGGGAGTCGCGGACCTCGCAGCCAAACCAGTGGGCACGGGTCCCTACGTCTTCACGGAGTGGCGTCGCGGCGACTCCATCTCGTTCGCCGCGAACCCGGACTACTGGGGGACCAAGCCGTTCTTCCAGGACGTCACCCTCAAGTACTTCAAGGACCCGTCCGCGCTGAACAACGCCTTGCTCACCGGCACGATCGACGTCATCGGCACGGTGCAGGCCCCCGAGTCGCTCCAGCAGTTCGAGGGCAACGACCGGTTCGAGATCACCGAGGGCACGACGAACGGCGAGGTGCTCCTGTCGTTCAACAACGGCAAGGCGCCGATGAACGACCTCAAGGTGCGGCAGGCGGTGCGCCACGCGATCGACCACCGCGCCCTGCTCGACACGTGCTGGGCCGGCCGCGGCACGCTCATCGGCAGCATGGTGCCGCCGACCGACCCCTGGTACGAGGACCTCACCGGCCTGTACCCCTACGACCTCGCGAAGGCCAAGGCGCTCGTCGCGGAGACCGGGGTCGCGTCCACCGCCCTGCGGCTGCGGCTGCCGTCCTTGCCCTACGCGACGTCGTGCGGCCAGGTCGTCAAGAGCCAGCTCGAGCAGGCCGGCTTCACGGTCGACCTCGACCAGCTCGAGTTCCCCGCCGTGTGGCTGAGCACCGTCTTCACGGACGCCGACTACGACATGTCGATCGTCGCGCACGTCGAGCCCCGCGACCTCGCCGCGGTCTTCGGCAACCCGGACTACTACACGCGCTACGACAACAAGCAGCTCCAGGCCGACCTCGCCGCGGCCGACGCGGGGACGGTAGACCAGCAGGTGGACCTGATGAAGAAGGCCGCCCGCGAGCTGTCCGAGGACGCCGCCGGTGACTTCCTCTTCCTCCTGCCCAACCTCATGGTCGCCGAGAAGGGCATCACCGGCCTGCCGAAGAACGCCATCACGGAGTCGTTCCGCCTCGCCGACCTCAGCCGCGGCTGA
- a CDS encoding ABC transporter permease: MLLHLVRRTAVLLASLAVSSALVFGFMVLLPGDPARVALGVNASEEAVGRLRTEFGLDRPIVEQYVSWVSGLLRLDLGRSYVSQVEIAPQILDRLQVTLWLVGCAMVLAVVVAVPVGTLMALHHRRVSGLVLSAVAQVGVAVPAFLAGILLITVFAVRLGWLPANGWTPPNEDPVQFLRQLVLPVLSLGLVQGAVLTRYVRSSVLDVQREDYIRTARAKGLGPFRALWRHGFRNAAIPVVTVLALQLSTLLIGAVVVERVFVIPGLGSLLLDQVSNRDLVFVQDIVMLLVLAVLLVNFVVDVLYVVIDPRLRVGRP, encoded by the coding sequence ATGCTGCTGCACCTCGTCCGCAGGACCGCCGTCCTCCTGGCGAGCCTGGCGGTGAGCTCCGCCCTCGTCTTCGGTTTCATGGTTCTCCTGCCCGGAGATCCGGCTCGGGTCGCCCTGGGGGTCAACGCCTCGGAGGAGGCGGTGGGGCGGTTGCGGACCGAGTTCGGGCTCGACCGCCCGATCGTGGAGCAGTACGTCTCCTGGGTATCGGGCCTGCTCCGACTCGATCTGGGGCGGAGCTACGTCTCCCAGGTCGAGATCGCGCCGCAGATCCTCGACCGTCTGCAGGTCACGTTGTGGCTGGTCGGCTGCGCGATGGTCCTCGCCGTGGTGGTCGCCGTGCCGGTCGGGACACTGATGGCGCTGCACCACCGGCGGGTGAGCGGCCTCGTCCTCTCCGCCGTGGCACAGGTCGGGGTCGCAGTGCCGGCGTTCCTCGCCGGCATCCTGCTGATCACCGTCTTCGCGGTTCGGCTCGGCTGGCTGCCGGCCAACGGGTGGACCCCGCCGAACGAGGACCCGGTCCAGTTCCTGCGCCAGCTCGTCCTGCCGGTCCTCTCGCTCGGCCTGGTCCAAGGTGCCGTCCTCACCCGCTACGTCCGCAGCTCCGTCCTCGACGTCCAGCGGGAGGACTACATCCGCACCGCCCGGGCCAAGGGGCTGGGCCCGTTCCGGGCCTTGTGGCGCCATGGTTTCCGCAACGCGGCGATCCCGGTCGTCACGGTCCTCGCCCTGCAGCTCTCCACCCTGCTCATCGGCGCCGTCGTCGTCGAGCGGGTCTTCGTCATCCCGGGCCTGGGCAGCCTGCTCCTCGACCAGGTGTCGAACCGGGACCTCGTGTTCGTGCAGGACATCGTCATGCTGCTCGTCCTCGCGGTGCTGCTCGTGAACTTCGTCGTGGACGTCCTCTACGTGGTCATCGACCCGCGGCTGCGGGTGGGTCGGCCATGA